The following DNA comes from Caviibacter abscessus.
TTAATATTTAACATTGTATATTTACTCATCTTAATTAATTTATCTATATCATTTAAATCATTTTTCATAAGTATTACATCACATGTTTTAAGTGCTATATCCACACCACTTCCAACTGCTATTGAGATATCAGCAACTGTGAATGCGGGAGTATCATTTATTCCATCTCCTACCATTGCAACTACTCTATTTTCACCTAATTTTTGCTCAACATATTTGCTTTTTTCATAAGGTAAAACTTGAGCATTAACATCTTTAACATTTAATTTATTTGCGATATATTTTGATGTATTTATATTATCACCAGTCAGTATTGAAAACTTAATATCATTTCTTCTTTTTTTATTTATAAACTTATATGAAGTTTCTCTTATATCATCAATTAATGTTAAAAGCCCTATTATTTTATTATCATATGCAACAAATATTACCGTTTTTCCTTCATTTGAATATTCTAAATATTTATCACTCAAAATTGATATATCTATATTTTTTCTCTTCATAAGAGTTTCATTACCAATAACATAATTATCTGACATTACGCCCATACCATTTAATGTTCTTACTTTACATTCTTTTTCTAGTATTTCATAATTTGCTTTTATATATTTAGTTATTGCTTTAGATATAGGATGTTCCACATATTTTTCAATATTATATATATCAACCATATTATTTTTTTCTAATAGTAAAATATCAATAACTTGTGGTGTACCGTTTGTTATAGTTCCTGTTTTATCCATAATTATATCAGTTATTTTATAGCTTTTTTCAAGAGCTACTCCATCTTTTATCAATATATTATTTTTGGCTAAAACTCCAGCTGAAACAATTATAGATGTCGGTGTTGCAAGTCCTATTGAACAAGGACACGCAATAACTAATATAGTTACAAAATGATTTATTGCTTTTGAGAAATCTCCTGTAAGTATATACCAATAAACAAAGGTAATTACTGCAATGAAAAATATACTTGGAACAAAATAAAGAGAAATTTTATCTATATATTTTGTTATAGGAGGCTTTATTTCTCCTGCAAGCTCAACTATATTAATTATTTTAGATATTAATGTATCTTCTCCTACTTTAGTAACTTTTACATTAACATTACCTTCAACTACAATACTTGAGCTTATCACTTCATCTCCAATATTTTTTAAAATATATCGGCTTTCTCCTGTAATAACATTTTCATCAAAACTTGCACTACCTGATTCAATAATTCCATCAACAGGTGCTATTTGTCCTGCTTTTAAAACTAATATATCATCTTTTTTGATATCCTTTGTAAGTATTTTTATTATACTTCCATTTTCTAAAATATAACAAGTTGACGGTATTAAATTTGATAGTTTAGATATTGTTTCATTAGTATTTTTTTTCAAGTTACTTTCAATTTTCTTGCCTAATAAAACAACAAATATTATTACGCAGACACCTTCAAAGTATAATTTATGTAAGTCGTTATTAATTAAATTATAAGTACTATATAAATATGATGATATTACTCCAACAGATATCAAGGTATTCATATTAAATTCTATTTTAAAAATTTTACTTATACCATCTATTAAAATATATCGTGAAAATATGATTATACTTGTTGTTATTAAAAATTGAATAATTGCATTTCTCATATTAATATGAATATTAAGATTTATCATATGACCCATTGAAAGTACCATAATAATTACAGTAAAAAAACCTATTATATATAGCTTATTATTATTTTCATCAACCATTCTAGAACTTTTATCATCAACTAACTCATACCCTATACTTTTTACAATATTTTTTATGTAATCTTCACTATGAATACTATCATCATATTCAACTATAAGTTTTTCAGATATAAGATTGACTTTTGCCCTTATTTTATTCTTTTCTAAAATATTTTCAATTTTTGCACTGCAAGCACTGCAAGTCATGTTTTTTATTTTAAAAAATTTTTTTATCATTTTTCCCTTTCTATAACTAATAAAGTTAAGTCATCAATTACAGTATAGTCTTTTGTACTTTTTTCAATTTCATAAATATTTGCATTTGTATCTATAATTTCACGTTTTAATTTATCTATACCATAAAAATTTCCATTTTTATCTTGTGCTTCAGTTATACCATCAGTATAAAGAATAATTTTTGAGTTATTATAAAAATCAAGTTGTTTTTCTTCAAATACTATCATATCTTTAAACATTTTTTTTGAAAAAACTCCAAGTATTTGACCACATGTTTCAAGTTCTTCTACAGAATTATCTTTAAAATAAAGTGCTGGTTCTTGAGAGGATCTACAATAACTAACCTTGTTTAAATTTGTGTCAATTATTAAATAAAACACAGAAACAAATTTCCCTTTTGGAAATACTTCAATTATTTTTTCATTTAAAATTTCTAAAAATTCATTTGTTTTATCATATTTATGTATTTCTGATTTAATAACCATATTTAACATTGATGATAATAGTGCTGCCGGTATACCATGTCCTGCAATATCTGCAAATAATACTCCTATTCTATCATTATCAAGTTTTATAATATCTAAAAAATCTCCTCCTATATCTTGAGAAGGTTTAAAAATATATGATATTTTATAACCGTTAAACTCAACATTTTTGGGCGGTAATATACTTTGCTGAATATCTCTTGCTAATTTTAATTCTTTATTAAGGTTTTTATATAAATTTTTTATTTTATTATTAAGACTGTTATTTTCTAAATATAAATTAGTTTGAATTGCAAGTTTTTTTATTATCTTTAATAATTCTTCTTTATTAATAGGTTTTTCAATTATGCTATCAACACCAATATCTACTGTTTTAATTGCAGCTTCAGTTGATTTTGCACTTACAAGAAGTATGATATTTGTATGTGAATTTTTATTTTTTATTTTTATAATTTCATTTATTTTTTCTTGTTTATATGAATCATAATCTATTATGTATATATCTGTTGATTTACTATCATGTTCCTTATTTAAAAAGTTTGCTTCTCTTCTTTCCTTAATTCTAAAACCATTATTCATAAGCATATCTTTTAGTAAATTTCTCATGTATTCATTGTTCATATACATTTTAACTTCAAAATTTGTATATATTCTCATATTAATAAATTCATTATAATCTTTAAAAATTTTAAAATATTTTTTAAAGTCAGTTAATATATGAGAGT
Coding sequences within:
- a CDS encoding heavy metal translocating P-type ATPase produces the protein MIKKFFKIKNMTCSACSAKIENILEKNKIRAKVNLISEKLIVEYDDSIHSEDYIKNIVKSIGYELVDDKSSRMVDENNNKLYIIGFFTVIIMVLSMGHMINLNIHINMRNAIIQFLITTSIIIFSRYILIDGISKIFKIEFNMNTLISVGVISSYLYSTYNLINNDLHKLYFEGVCVIIFVVLLGKKIESNLKKNTNETISKLSNLIPSTCYILENGSIIKILTKDIKKDDILVLKAGQIAPVDGIIESGSASFDENVITGESRYILKNIGDEVISSSIVVEGNVNVKVTKVGEDTLISKIINIVELAGEIKPPITKYIDKISLYFVPSIFFIAVITFVYWYILTGDFSKAINHFVTILVIACPCSIGLATPTSIIVSAGVLAKNNILIKDGVALEKSYKITDIIMDKTGTITNGTPQVIDILLLEKNNMVDIYNIEKYVEHPISKAITKYIKANYEILEKECKVRTLNGMGVMSDNYVIGNETLMKRKNIDISILSDKYLEYSNEGKTVIFVAYDNKIIGLLTLIDDIRETSYKFINKKRRNDIKFSILTGDNINTSKYIANKLNVKDVNAQVLPYEKSKYVEQKLGENRVVAMVGDGINDTPAFTVADISIAVGSGVDIALKTCDVILMKNDLNDIDKLIKMSKYTMLNIKENLFWGFIYNIFGVVIATGVFKFEITPMLAAIFMMLSSISVLLNAIKLKFKKL
- a CDS encoding fused response regulator/phosphatase; the encoded protein is MEEQIIKFVDFNKTYNEIINLSEKFDRIILDLEDLEINPSFLNYMLKLYRYSIKNSFELIFFIQNEKNSHILTDFKKYFKIFKDYNEFINMRIYTNFEVKMYMNNEYMRNLLKDMLMNNGFRIKERREANFLNKEHDSKSTDIYIIDYDSYKQEKINEIIKIKNKNSHTNIILLVSAKSTEAAIKTVDIGVDSIIEKPINKEELLKIIKKLAIQTNLYLENNSLNNKIKNLYKNLNKELKLARDIQQSILPPKNVEFNGYKISYIFKPSQDIGGDFLDIIKLDNDRIGVLFADIAGHGIPAALLSSMLNMVIKSEIHKYDKTNEFLEILNEKIIEVFPKGKFVSVFYLIIDTNLNKVSYCRSSQEPALYFKDNSVEELETCGQILGVFSKKMFKDMIVFEEKQLDFYNNSKIILYTDGITEAQDKNGNFYGIDKLKREIIDTNANIYEIEKSTKDYTVIDDLTLLVIEREK